Proteins encoded within one genomic window of Camarhynchus parvulus chromosome 14, STF_HiC, whole genome shotgun sequence:
- the GPRC5B gene encoding G-protein coupled receptor family C group 5 member B: MKTFPAIGFLLLLVISYGSSENSSTPRGCGLDLLPQYVYLCDLDAIWGIVLEAVAGAGVLTTLLLMLILLVRLPFIKDKEKKSPLGMHFLFLFGTLGLFGLTFAFIIQEDEMVCSTRRFLWGVIFALCFSCLLAQAWRLRRLVRHGKSPSGWHLAGVATCLMLVQVIIATEWLVLTVVRENKLACSYEPMDFVMASIYVMFLMVFTMGFSFFTLCGKFKKWKKNGVCLIITLFFSILIWVAWMTMYLFGNAELQRRDKWSDPTLAIALVSSGWVFVIFHAIPEVHCTILPSQQENTPNYFDTSQPRMRETAFEEDIQLPRSYMENKAFSMDEHNAALRTAGFRNGSLGSRPSAPFRSNVYQPTEMAVVLNGGTIPTAPPSYTGRHLW, encoded by the exons atgaaaaccttccCAGCCATTGGTTTCTTGCTGCTGTTGGTGATCAGCTATGGCTCTTCAGAGAACTCCAGCAcgccccggggctgcgggctGGACCTCCTGCCCCAGTACGTGTACCTGTGTGACCTGGACGCCATCTGGGGCATCGTGCTGGAGGCCGTGGCAGGGGCAGGTGTGCTGACCACgctgctgctgatgctgatCTTGCTGGTGAGGCTGCCCTTCATCAAGGACAAAGAGAAGAAGAGCCCCCTGGGAATGcacttcctctttctcttcGGGACTCTGGGACTGTTTGGGCTGACGTTCGCGTTCATCATCCAGGAAGATGAGATGGTGTGCTCTACCCGAAGGTTTCTGTGGGGAGTTATCTTTGCTTTGTGCTTCTCCTGCTTGCTAGCCCAGGCCTGGAGGCTCCGCAGGCTCGTTCGCCACGGCAAGAGCCCGTCGGGGTGGCACCTGGCCGGGGTGGCCACGTGCCTGATGCTGGTGCAGGTCATCATCGCGACCGAGTGGCTGGTCCTGACCGTGGTCAGGGAGAACAAGCTGGCCTGCAGCTACGAGCCCATGGATTTTGTGATGGCCTCCATTTATGTCATGTTCCTGATGGTATTTACCATGGGATTCTCGTTTTTCACTCTCTGTGGGAAGtttaagaaatggaagaaaaacgGAGTATGCCTCATTATAAcgcttttcttttccattctgaTCTGGGTGGCCTGGATGACTATGTACCTCTTCGGGAACGCTGAGCTCCAGAGAAGGGACAAATGGAGTGATCCCACTCTGGCTATTGCACTGGTGTCCAGTGGCTGggtgtttgttatttttcatgCCATCCCAGAGGTCCACTGTACCATCCTTCcatcacagcaggaaaacacacCCAATTATTTTGATACTTCACAGCCAAGGATGCGTGAAACCGCTTTTGAGGAAGATATACAGCTTCCTAGGAGCTACATGGAAAATAAAGCCTTTTCAATGGATGAACATAATGCAG CGCTGAGGACGGCAGGATTTCGGAACGGCAGCTTGGGCAGCCGGCCCAGTGCTCCTTTTAGAAGCAATGTTTATCAGCCAACTGAGATGGCAGTTGTGCTAAATGGTGGGACT ATACCAACTGCTCCGCCAAGTTACACTGGACGACACCTCTGGTGA